From a region of the Rhinatrema bivittatum chromosome 15, aRhiBiv1.1, whole genome shotgun sequence genome:
- the CD80 gene encoding T-lymphocyte activation antigen CD80 isoform X1 produces the protein MRSHCRTGNTCFRSDIEEMMSTQEIAFMPPKNLSTKDLQLWFFMFLFLFSSSGDGKTVNVQSKVGKEVELPCSYNLLSVDSLKTHRVYWQKGLKVAAAYLNGGEDKTHQHPDYLNRTTLRISNLSLVFSHTRAPDEGLYDCMVFQLDQMKSSELKHESRVLLSLVADFSKPVISESRVAASNGIPLVNLTCSSRGGYPEPRIFWNSWKEIPSSTESLLQDPRTGLYNVSSTLSLTVTEDLNLTCSVAYTGLQTSSDYQFISGLDEPRTRAPPTQSSADGRPQEVLLATSVILACVFLMGWIMLKKHSLCCDQVCRIRLPQRSQAVPVAEEAEGAITVTMSEAPA, from the exons ATCTGATATCGAGGAGATGATGTCAACACAAGAGATAGCATTCATGCcacccaagaacttatccacaaaGGATCTCCAGTTGTGGTTCTTTATGTTCCTCTTCCTTTTCAGTTCTTCAG GCGATGGCAAGACTGTCAACGTGCAAAGTAAGGTGGGAAAAGAAGTTGAGTTGCCTTGCTCTTATAATCTGCTTTCGGTGGATTCGCTGAAGACTCACCGGGTGTATTGGCAGAAAGGCCTAAAAGTGGCCGCTGCTTACCTGAATGGTGGAGAAGACAAGACCCACCAACACCCTGACTATCTCAACCGCACCACCTTGCGCATCAGCAACCTCAGCCTGGTATTTTCTCATACCAGGGCACCTGATGAAGGATTGTATGACTGCATGGTGTTCCAGTTGGACCAAATGAAATCCTCTGAGCTAAAGCACGAGTCGAGGGTGCTCCTCTCACTAGTAG CTGATTTCAGCAAACCGGTCATATCTGAATCCAGAGTCGCAGCAAGCAATGGCATCCCGCTGGTGAATCTGACCTGCTCTTCCCGTGGTGGCTATCCAGAGCCTCGCATCTTCTGGAACAGCTGGAAGGAAATTCCTTCTtctacagaatctctcctacaaGATCCCAGGACTGGGCTCTACAATGTTAGCAGCACCCTGAGCCTCACTGTGACGGAAGACCTTAACCTCACCTGCTCCGTGGCGTACACTGGCCTTCAAACATCCAGTGACTACCAGT ttatctCAGGACTGGATGAACCAAGGACTAGAGCTCCGCCAACCCAGAGCAGTGCAGATGGCAGACCACAGGAGGTTCTGCTTGCCACAAGCGTCATCCTGGCTTGCGTTTTTCTGATGGGATGGATAATGCTGAAGAAACACTCGTTGTGCTGCG ACCAAGTGTGCCGGATCCGTCTCCCCCAGAGAAGCCAGGCGGTGCCGGTGGCGGAAGAGGCAGAGGGCGCCATCACTGTGACGATGTCAGAAGCACCAGCATAG
- the CD80 gene encoding T-lymphocyte activation antigen CD80 isoform X2: MGFRSDIEEMMSTQEIAFMPPKNLSTKDLQLWFFMFLFLFSSSGDGKTVNVQSKVGKEVELPCSYNLLSVDSLKTHRVYWQKGLKVAAAYLNGGEDKTHQHPDYLNRTTLRISNLSLVFSHTRAPDEGLYDCMVFQLDQMKSSELKHESRVLLSLVADFSKPVISESRVAASNGIPLVNLTCSSRGGYPEPRIFWNSWKEIPSSTESLLQDPRTGLYNVSSTLSLTVTEDLNLTCSVAYTGLQTSSDYQFISGLDEPRTRAPPTQSSADGRPQEVLLATSVILACVFLMGWIMLKKHSLCCDQVCRIRLPQRSQAVPVAEEAEGAITVTMSEAPA; the protein is encoded by the exons ATGGGATTCAG ATCTGATATCGAGGAGATGATGTCAACACAAGAGATAGCATTCATGCcacccaagaacttatccacaaaGGATCTCCAGTTGTGGTTCTTTATGTTCCTCTTCCTTTTCAGTTCTTCAG GCGATGGCAAGACTGTCAACGTGCAAAGTAAGGTGGGAAAAGAAGTTGAGTTGCCTTGCTCTTATAATCTGCTTTCGGTGGATTCGCTGAAGACTCACCGGGTGTATTGGCAGAAAGGCCTAAAAGTGGCCGCTGCTTACCTGAATGGTGGAGAAGACAAGACCCACCAACACCCTGACTATCTCAACCGCACCACCTTGCGCATCAGCAACCTCAGCCTGGTATTTTCTCATACCAGGGCACCTGATGAAGGATTGTATGACTGCATGGTGTTCCAGTTGGACCAAATGAAATCCTCTGAGCTAAAGCACGAGTCGAGGGTGCTCCTCTCACTAGTAG CTGATTTCAGCAAACCGGTCATATCTGAATCCAGAGTCGCAGCAAGCAATGGCATCCCGCTGGTGAATCTGACCTGCTCTTCCCGTGGTGGCTATCCAGAGCCTCGCATCTTCTGGAACAGCTGGAAGGAAATTCCTTCTtctacagaatctctcctacaaGATCCCAGGACTGGGCTCTACAATGTTAGCAGCACCCTGAGCCTCACTGTGACGGAAGACCTTAACCTCACCTGCTCCGTGGCGTACACTGGCCTTCAAACATCCAGTGACTACCAGT ttatctCAGGACTGGATGAACCAAGGACTAGAGCTCCGCCAACCCAGAGCAGTGCAGATGGCAGACCACAGGAGGTTCTGCTTGCCACAAGCGTCATCCTGGCTTGCGTTTTTCTGATGGGATGGATAATGCTGAAGAAACACTCGTTGTGCTGCG ACCAAGTGTGCCGGATCCGTCTCCCCCAGAGAAGCCAGGCGGTGCCGGTGGCGGAAGAGGCAGAGGGCGCCATCACTGTGACGATGTCAGAAGCACCAGCATAG